A single region of the Salvia splendens isolate huo1 chromosome 18, SspV2, whole genome shotgun sequence genome encodes:
- the LOC121776912 gene encoding aspartic proteinase CDR1-like — MAKPLKTIIFISYVTLFSSLSKCKSDPLANTTTTKGFSTDLIHRDSPDSPLSDPSLSPWQRLAQAKQRSLARASIFTDRLMQRKSIESTINGVHGTYLIRFSIGTPPHHTIAVMDTGSELIWTQCEPCTKCMKQLFPVFSPVSSTTYKDVRCDSPRCGTFGRASVCDKRREKCVYNVLYGDNSYSSGTVATETFTFAESRGGALHYFNNIQFGCGHDNYFHFASTIPSGIVGLSGGKSSLLSQFGYDSFSYCLTTYEDRKKGSKLHFGEDADVTGRTMVWTPMTEMNVPDLYFVTLEAI; from the exons atGGCCAAACCCCTAAAGAcaatcatcttcatttcttaTGTCACTCTATTCTCCTCCCTTTCCAAATGCAAATCCGACCCCTTAGCAAATACGACCACCACCAAAGGCTTCTCCACCGATCTCATCCACCGAGACTCCCCCGACTCCCCCCTCTCCGATCCTTCACTATCGCCTTGGCAGCGCCTCGCCCAGGCCAAGCAACGATCCCTAGCCCGCGCGAGCATCTTCACTGACCGGCTCATGCAACGAAAGTCGATTGAATCAACCATCAACGGCGTCCACGGAACATACCTCATCCGATTCTCCATCGGCACTCCTCCCCACCACACGATCGCCGTCATGGACACCGGCAGCGAGCTCATATGGACGCAGTGCGAGCCCTGCACGAAGTGCATGAAGCAGCTGTTCCCAGTCTTCAGCCCGGTATCCTCCACGACGTACAAGGATGTGCGGTGCGACTCCCCACGCTGCGGCACGTTCGGGCGCGCGTCCGTGTGCGACAAGAGGCGGGAGAAGTGCGTCTACAACGTGCTCTACGGCGACAATTCTTACTCCAGCGGCACCGTCGCTACGGAGACGTTCACTTTTGCAGAGAGTAGGGGTGGAGCGTTGCATTATTTCAACAACATCCAGTTCGGATGCGGACATGACAACTACTTCCATTTTGCAAGCACCATTCCATCTGGAATTGTGGGGCTCTCCGGTGGAAAATCCTCACTGCTTAGTCAATTTGGTTACGACAG TTTCTCCTATTGCCTCACAACATACGAAGATCGTAAAAAGGGGAGCAAGCTGCATTTCGGCGAAGACGCTGATGTCACCGGCAGAACAATGGTGTGGACGCCGATGACCGAGATGAACGTCCCGGATTTGTACTTTGTGACCCTGGAAGCGAtctga